In the genome of Pontibacter actiniarum, the window ATCCTGGCCACCATCGGTGCGCTGCTGTCTGCGCTTACCGTTACATAGCCCTCTGTCTCTGTTACGCTCATATCCTATAAATTTGAAGCCGCGCTGCGGCGCTTATAAGTATAAGCCGAAAGCAGCCAAAAGGTTGTACCGCCTACAGCACAGCTACAGCTGAATGTTCCGCTGCTTCAGAAACTCGAGGAAGCGCTGGCGATAAGTTTCTCCCACAGGAATGGCCTTCTCGCCATACTTTACCTTCTGCCGGTGCAGCACATCCACCTGCTCCACATTAATGATGAAGGAGTTATGCACGCGAACGAAACTACAGGCCGGCAGCTGCTCCTCCAGCTGTTTCAGCCGCTGCAGGCTCACCACCCGCCCCTGGCTGCGCGTGTGGATGCTCACATAGTCTTTCAGGCCCTCCACAAACAGGATATCACTCAGGGTGAGGCGAACAACCTTGGTTCCCTCCCGCAGAAAGATACTGTCCCGCTCCGGCTGGGCCGGTGCAACGCTGGCGGCAGGGGCTGTAACAGGGGCCGGTGCCTGCGCAGTGGCTTTGCTTACGGCCTTTAGAAAGCGGTCGAAGGTGATGGGCTTCAGGAGATAGTCTGCTGCATCGAGTTCAAAACCCTGCACCGCATACTCGGAGAAGGCCGTGGTAAAGACAACTTTCGGCGGGTGCGCAAGGGTGCGCAACAGGCTGATACCGCTTACCTCAGGCATGTTGATATCCAGAAAAAGCAAGTCTATGGGTACTTCCCGCAGCCGCTGCAGGGCCTCCAGAGCACTGGCGCAGGTAGCGTGCAGCTGCAGAAAAGGCACCTTCTGAACATATTCCTGTAGCAGCTGGCGGGCCATGGGTTCGTCATCCACAATCAGGCAGCGGCAGGTTTGTTCCATCATCTTAATTTAGTTGTAGGTTGAGGTTAACTTCATAGGCTTCGGGGTTGTCGCGCAGCTGTAGCTCGTGCCGGTTCGGGTAACTTAGCTCCAGGCGGCGGCGCACGTTTTGAAGCCCCATTCCGCTGCTCTCCGAAAATTCGTTTTTGCGGGCGTTGCCTTTGCTGTTCCGCAGGGCAAAGTAACATACCCCCTGCCTTACCTG includes:
- a CDS encoding LytR/AlgR family response regulator transcription factor; this translates as MMEQTCRCLIVDDEPMARQLLQEYVQKVPFLQLHATCASALEALQRLREVPIDLLFLDINMPEVSGISLLRTLAHPPKVVFTTAFSEYAVQGFELDAADYLLKPITFDRFLKAVSKATAQAPAPVTAPAASVAPAQPERDSIFLREGTKVVRLTLSDILFVEGLKDYVSIHTRSQGRVVSLQRLKQLEEQLPACSFVRVHNSFIINVEQVDVLHRQKVKYGEKAIPVGETYRQRFLEFLKQRNIQL